The following nucleotide sequence is from Candidatus Schekmanbacteria bacterium.
TTTGTATGATACTTTTAAATTCTAATTTTGAAAAAATGAAAATTCAATGTTAAAAGTCTAATATATTCTGAATTAATTAAATTTTTTGAAAAAATTATAAACTTCAACGAAAGGGTCAAAAAATGCTGCCTCATATGAAACTTGATTATAACGAAATATTGTTAAAGCGCTTCAGTGAATTGTATCTTCTCGAAGAATTGGAGATGGAGGAAGACTTAAAATACAAAAAAGTTGAAAGAGATGGCATTACAGCAGAAAATATAAGCAAGGAATACCGATGCGAAAAGATAAAAGTGATACGTATTGGTGAACTCAATGCGCAAGGTGCTGTTTATGTGAGAAACGCCACAATTGTCTGCAATGATGATTATGATATTCCTATATTTGCCTATGATGTAGTTGAGACAGAACCTTGGTGTTTTACAACGATTGATATTTCTCCACTCAGAAAGACCGATGAATACAGAAAAAAATATGTTTATCCTTTAAAGCCAATATATGAAAAGTATTGCAATATTCCCTCAATCGAAAAGATGCGCCAAGAATTACCGGACTGGGCAAAGGAGCTTGATTCCGGCTTTTCCTTTTATGCAAATTACGACAAAAAATATGAGCCGCAAGTAAGAGAGGCCTTTAATGATTATCTAAACCTTTATCTTAAATTCGTGAAAGAGGCAAAACCTGTTGAAGATGAAAGTGTACGCGCTGAGTTGATTGAATACAAAGAACATTACAAAAAGGTTTATAAGGAAAACGATCCCGGTATAGGTCCAACTGCGGCATTCTTTGGGAAGGAATGGTCTGAACGCCTATTTGAGAATTTCCCCTTTTAATTTTTTTTGTAGCCCACAATTCCAAGCAATATACTGCCTAACGCAAAAAGAAAGGATGTTTCAGGTTCCGGCACTGCCGCTACACTTGCAAGGGCGGCTATTTCAGTTTGTGAGAGCGCTCTATCGTAGATTGCGATTTCATCGATTAGCCCTTCAGTAAAAAAACCCTCTGCCTGACCAATTGTAAGCGGAACTGTTGCGTCCGGTATGACAAGGGATGATGTTTGCGAGTTTCCTTCTATCCCATTGATGTAAATGGTATATGTACTGCCTGATTTAACTACTGAAAGATTATTCCATTCTCCAAGAGCAGGTGAAAAAGGTGTTTGGGCAAGAAATGCGCTTCCTCCAGCGCCGGGACCATTAATGTGGAAGTTCAATTTTCCTCCGCCGAGAGCAAAAAACCATTTGTTCTGATATCCGCCTCCGTTGTCATGTCCTATAAAAACAGAGTCAGGTTGTCCTATGCTTGAGGAAGGAATGGAAGAAAGATTTGCCCATAAATTGATTGTAAAATCTCCACTGAAAGTCCAGAGAGGATTGTCGGCTACACTTACATAGTCGTTAATTCCATCAAAGCTGAATGCTTCGCCAATTATACCGGGCGCATAGGTCGTACCTCCCTGCAATGTGCCATTGTTATTGTTTACCGATGAATCATTGGTGATGCTATTTCCCGTCCAATAGGCAATCAAGCCCGATGTTATGGGAAGTGCATCCGCTTTATTTTGAAAACAGATTATGCATATGCAAATTGTCAACAGATATAATATCTTTTTCATTTTTTCCCTTTCATTTTATATGAGATTAATTCTTAATACAAAAGTAAGCAATTTCTATGCCAAAAAAAGCTAAAAATCTTTTTTTTAATTATCTCATTGAAATTAAAGAAGAATATATGGAATATAAGAAGTCATTCCATTATATTGTCTATCCAAAACTGGCTTAAAACTGTCGGTTTTTTGGACATAAAGAATGTATCTTCTTTAACCTCTTGTTTTTTAAAGCTAAA
It contains:
- a CDS encoding LamG domain-containing protein, with product MKKILYLLTICICIICFQNKADALPITSGLIAYWTGNSITNDSSVNNNNGTLQGGTTYAPGIIGEAFSFDGINDYVSVADNPLWTFSGDFTINLWANLSSIPSSSIGQPDSVFIGHDNGGGYQNKWFFALGGGKLNFHINGPGAGGSAFLAQTPFSPALGEWNNLSVVKSGSTYTIYINGIEGNSQTSSLVIPDATVPLTIGQAEGFFTEGLIDEIAIYDRALSQTEIAALASVAAVPEPETSFLFALGSILLGIVGYKKN